A portion of the Segatella copri DSM 18205 genome contains these proteins:
- a CDS encoding Lnb N-terminal periplasmic domain-containing protein, whose product MAAQDFSRDKDSDISVQNSRVNEEATAWLDSVDISLLTCGPGQEVWSYYGHTALRIQNKAMGTDVAVNWGMFSFNQSCFVLRFVFGLTDYQIGIYPMSDFIAEYAHEGRWVRQQRLRLSRTEKLGILRSIDKNAQPENRVYRYNFFYDNCTTRAREMILSNLGNQSTNFKDIPTASTYREEIHKLNGQHRWARFGNDLLLGCQADRPITQREWEFLPDNLSKDFATEGRTDFIDASQTSDGKTNATSASGYITLVDETSDIIPAQVQITDDAPVTPQMIAIALAIIIIGTTVRECIKKKNYWWFDAILLVLTGLPGLILFTMIFSQHPTVQINFQILILNPLNLIFAWKTVKRMKAGRQYWYFELLGWLLLIALFMQIWQNYAEGMSILALTLLARYCVKSTMMDLSPNNYGLQKHIVKKFRKNK is encoded by the coding sequence GTGGCTGCACAGGATTTTTCAAGAGACAAGGACTCTGATATTTCTGTGCAGAACAGTCGTGTCAATGAAGAAGCTACTGCGTGGCTCGATTCTGTTGACATTTCTCTCCTGACTTGCGGACCAGGTCAGGAGGTGTGGTCGTATTATGGACATACCGCTCTACGCATCCAGAACAAAGCTATGGGAACGGATGTTGCCGTCAACTGGGGTATGTTCAGTTTTAACCAAAGTTGCTTCGTACTCCGTTTTGTTTTCGGACTCACCGATTATCAGATCGGCATCTACCCGATGAGCGACTTCATTGCCGAATATGCACATGAAGGCAGATGGGTAAGACAGCAGCGCCTCCGCCTCTCCCGTACAGAGAAACTGGGAATTCTGAGAAGCATCGACAAGAATGCACAGCCGGAGAACCGCGTATACCGCTACAATTTCTTCTATGACAACTGTACGACCCGGGCACGCGAGATGATTCTCTCCAACCTTGGGAACCAGAGTACCAACTTTAAAGATATCCCTACCGCTTCTACCTACAGGGAAGAGATTCACAAGCTCAACGGACAGCACCGCTGGGCAAGATTCGGCAATGACCTTCTTTTGGGTTGTCAGGCAGACCGCCCTATCACACAAAGAGAATGGGAATTCTTGCCAGACAATCTGAGCAAAGACTTTGCCACAGAAGGAAGAACCGACTTTATTGATGCATCTCAGACTTCAGACGGCAAGACCAATGCAACAAGTGCCAGCGGCTATATCACTCTGGTAGATGAAACATCCGATATTATCCCAGCCCAGGTACAAATAACAGACGATGCTCCTGTTACACCACAAATGATAGCCATAGCCCTGGCAATCATCATCATAGGAACAACGGTAAGAGAATGTATAAAAAAGAAAAACTACTGGTGGTTTGATGCCATCCTGCTTGTTCTGACAGGATTACCGGGACTGATTCTCTTTACCATGATCTTCTCGCAGCATCCTACTGTACAGATAAATTTCCAGATTCTGATACTGAATCCGCTCAACCTCATCTTTGCCTGGAAAACTGTCAAGAGGATGAAAGCAGGTCGTCAGTATTGGTATTTCGAACTCCTGGGATGGCTTCTGCTCATTGCCCTGTTCATGCAGATATGGCAGAACTATGCTGAGGGTATGAGTATTTTGGCACTTACTTTGCTAGCGAGATACTGCGTCAAGTCGACCATGATGGATTTAAGTCCAAACAATTATGGCTTGCAGAAGCATATCGTAAAGAAATTCAGAAAGAATAAATAG
- the lptC gene encoding LPS export ABC transporter periplasmic protein LptC, translating into MYRIKGSYVVGILMFLILASCQNQVEHTAPAIRPQDSVAMMTSYGVNTLVSDSGVMKYRIVTERWEVNTSKNPSLWIFDKGLLLEQFDEKFHINSYIQCDTAYYYDQQKIWKLYGRVSILTKDGLRFNSEQLTWDQNKHELSSNVFSKLVTPERTLQGSHFWSDEKMTRYYVSNSKGSFEKGDLTGGGGAADTLSSQPDSVKNNFRQPATPVRATTIPIMH; encoded by the coding sequence ATGTATAGAATAAAAGGCTCTTATGTTGTCGGTATCCTGATGTTCCTGATTTTGGCTAGTTGCCAAAACCAGGTAGAACATACTGCGCCCGCCATCCGTCCGCAAGACTCGGTGGCGATGATGACGTCGTATGGTGTAAATACATTGGTAAGCGACTCGGGAGTTATGAAATATCGCATCGTAACAGAACGGTGGGAGGTGAATACCAGTAAGAATCCATCTTTGTGGATCTTTGATAAGGGACTTTTGCTGGAGCAGTTTGATGAGAAATTCCATATTAATAGTTATATCCAGTGTGATACAGCTTATTATTATGATCAGCAGAAGATATGGAAACTTTATGGTAGGGTGAGCATCCTGACCAAGGATGGTTTGCGCTTTAACAGTGAGCAGCTTACCTGGGACCAGAATAAACACGAATTGTCAAGTAACGTGTTCAGCAAACTTGTTACTCCTGAAAGAACGCTACAGGGTTCTCATTTCTGGAGTGATGAAAAGATGACGCGCTATTATGTGAGCAATTCGAAGGGTAGCTTTGAAAAGGGAGACCTGACAGGAGGAGGTGGTGCTGCCGATACTTTGAGCAGCCAGCCTGATTCTGTCAAGAATAACTTCCGTCAGCCGGCTACACCAGTCAGAGCCACTACGATTCCTATCATGCACTAA
- a CDS encoding hemolysin family protein — protein MNEQVDMSLVVGILISMVFSAFFSGMEIAFVSSNRMLAEMDKEKNGLTQRLLSLFYNHPNGFVSTMLVGNNIALVVYGILIARLFDNTIFAGFDAAFTVPADTILSTLIVLFTGEFLPKTLFKSNPNRLLSIFSPVAYLCYVVLWPISKFSTFLSKCLLRLVGMKMDTEGADEGFSKVDLDYLVQSSIDNATNEDEINDEVKIFQNALDFSDTKVRDCMVPRTEIQAVEMDTSLEELQQKFIESGNSKIIVYEEDIDHIAGYIHSSELFHHPSRWQDHIRTLPFVPETMQAQKLMQTFLQQKKSLGIVVDEFGGTSGLVSLEDIVEEIFGDIEDEHDSAKYVAKKTDDGDYLLSARLEIDKVNDMFGLELPESDEYMTLGGLILHEYQSFPKLNEVIKFDNFEFKIIKSTSRKIELVKLHIIK, from the coding sequence ATGAATGAACAGGTGGATATGAGTTTAGTCGTAGGCATTCTCATTTCAATGGTCTTCTCTGCATTCTTCAGTGGAATGGAGATTGCCTTCGTCTCTTCCAACCGTATGTTGGCGGAGATGGATAAGGAGAAAAACGGCCTTACGCAACGACTGTTATCTTTGTTTTATAATCATCCGAATGGCTTTGTCAGTACTATGCTCGTGGGCAACAATATAGCCCTTGTAGTTTATGGTATCCTGATAGCCCGTCTTTTCGACAATACGATTTTCGCAGGTTTTGATGCAGCCTTTACGGTGCCTGCAGATACCATTTTGTCTACGCTGATAGTACTCTTTACAGGTGAGTTTCTGCCAAAGACGCTTTTCAAGTCTAATCCGAACCGCTTGCTTTCTATCTTCAGTCCGGTAGCTTATCTGTGCTATGTGGTATTGTGGCCTATCAGCAAGTTCAGTACTTTCTTGAGTAAGTGCCTGCTGCGTCTGGTGGGGATGAAGATGGATACTGAGGGGGCGGATGAAGGCTTTTCTAAGGTAGACCTTGATTATCTTGTGCAGTCAAGTATCGATAACGCTACCAATGAAGATGAAATTAATGATGAGGTGAAGATATTCCAGAATGCCCTTGATTTCTCCGATACTAAAGTACGCGACTGTATGGTGCCCCGTACTGAGATTCAGGCTGTTGAAATGGATACTTCTCTCGAAGAACTGCAGCAGAAATTCATAGAGAGTGGTAATTCGAAAATCATCGTATATGAAGAGGATATAGACCATATTGCGGGATATATTCACAGTTCCGAACTGTTCCATCATCCTTCACGTTGGCAGGATCATATCCGTACACTTCCTTTTGTGCCTGAAACGATGCAGGCACAGAAACTGATGCAGACTTTTTTGCAGCAGAAGAAGTCTTTAGGTATCGTTGTAGATGAGTTTGGCGGTACCAGCGGTTTGGTGAGTCTGGAAGATATCGTTGAGGAAATCTTCGGTGATATAGAAGATGAGCACGATTCAGCCAAATATGTAGCTAAGAAAACCGATGATGGTGACTATCTCCTTTCTGCGCGACTGGAGATTGACAAGGTGAACGATATGTTTGGTCTTGAACTGCCGGAAAGTGATGAATATATGACCTTGGGTGGTTTGATTCTGCATGAATACCAGAGTTTTCCTAAACTCAATGAGGTGATCAAGTTTGATAACTTCGAGTTCAAGATTATCAAGTCAACATCCCGTAAAATAGAGCTTGTTAAACTCCACATCATCAAATAG